One part of the Chromatiales bacterium genome encodes these proteins:
- a CDS encoding bifunctional riboflavin kinase/FAD synthetase: MYLIRGIRQLASRPAAVRAGSVATIGNFDGVHRGHQAVLARVVERARALRLPAVAISFEPHPREYFAGRGAPPRLTSLRCKFERMRDAGIDALALLHFDSRLAGLEAEAFVRSVFFDGLGVRHLVVGDDFRFGRDRRGDHALLVDSGRRYGFEVEDTPTVLDQGERISSTAVRDALAERDLDRAERLLGWRYSLGGRVRHGNKQGRELGYPTANIGLYRNRSALAGIFAARVHGLTDGPRNAVASLGARPTVEDSGAELLEVHLFDFSGSLYGERIEVEFRAWLRDIERFDSLDALKHQIDRDAAAARRVLAG; the protein is encoded by the coding sequence ATGTATCTGATCCGTGGCATTCGACAACTTGCTTCGCGCCCGGCCGCCGTGCGCGCGGGGTCGGTTGCGACCATCGGCAATTTCGACGGCGTGCACCGCGGGCATCAGGCGGTCCTCGCGCGTGTGGTCGAACGCGCCCGTGCGCTGCGCCTGCCGGCCGTCGCCATCAGTTTCGAGCCGCATCCGCGCGAATATTTCGCGGGTCGCGGGGCGCCGCCGCGGCTGACCTCGCTGCGCTGCAAGTTCGAGCGCATGCGTGACGCCGGCATCGATGCACTGGCATTGCTGCACTTCGATTCGCGGCTCGCCGGTCTTGAGGCCGAGGCATTCGTACGCAGCGTGTTTTTCGACGGGCTCGGTGTCCGGCACCTGGTCGTCGGCGACGATTTCCGCTTCGGGCGCGACCGGCGTGGCGATCATGCGCTGTTGGTCGACAGTGGACGTCGCTACGGTTTCGAGGTGGAAGACACGCCAACGGTGCTGGATCAGGGCGAACGCATCAGTTCCACGGCGGTGCGTGATGCATTGGCCGAGCGTGACCTGGACCGCGCAGAACGACTGCTCGGCTGGCGCTATTCGCTCGGCGGCCGCGTCCGCCACGGCAACAAGCAGGGTCGCGAACTGGGTTACCCGACGGCCAATATCGGGCTGTATCGGAACCGCAGCGCGCTGGCGGGGATCTTCGCCGCGCGCGTGCATGGCCTGACGGACGGGCCGCGCAACGCCGTGGCGAGCCTGGGCGCGCGCCCGACGGTGGAGGACAGCGGCGCGGAACTGCTCGAAGTGCACCTGTTCGACTTCAGCGGTTCGCTGTACGGCGAGCGCATCGAGGTGGAATTTCGCGCCTGGCTGCGCGACATCGAACGGTTCGACAGCCTCGATGCGCTGAAACATCAGATTGACCGTGACGCGGCCGCCGCCCGACGTGTACTGGCCGGCTGA
- a CDS encoding Slp/YeaY family lipoprotein: MRCRSSLLRVFAPALLALVGGCATAPPELGETPTDALELAAARAAPERFAGRAARWGGEILGVETLATRTRFEVLALPLHETGEPVPDSAGEGRFVAYVDGFLDPAVYRPGRDLTLIGAFSQIEHGQVGEHSYAYPVLIASRHYLWPEEPRHYARDVDVHIGVGYGFYPFYFWAFDPFLWPYHHHGHHHRHHRHR; the protein is encoded by the coding sequence ATGCGCTGCCGATCCAGCCTGCTCCGAGTGTTCGCGCCCGCCCTGCTCGCGCTTGTGGGCGGCTGTGCCACCGCCCCGCCGGAACTGGGCGAGACGCCGACCGATGCGCTCGAACTGGCCGCGGCGCGGGCCGCGCCGGAACGCTTCGCCGGGCGTGCCGCGCGCTGGGGCGGCGAGATTCTCGGGGTCGAAACCCTGGCCACACGCACCCGTTTCGAGGTGCTCGCATTGCCGCTGCACGAAACGGGCGAGCCGGTGCCGGACAGCGCGGGGGAAGGCCGTTTCGTGGCCTACGTCGACGGCTTTCTGGACCCGGCCGTATACCGGCCCGGCCGCGATTTGACCCTGATCGGCGCGTTCTCGCAGATCGAGCACGGGCAGGTCGGTGAACACAGCTACGCATACCCGGTGCTGATCGCCAGCCGCCATTACCTGTGGCCGGAGGAACCGCGCCACTACGCGCGGGACGTCGATGTGCACATTGGCGTCGGCTACGGGTTCTACCCGTTCTATTTCTGGGCCTTCGATCCGTTCCTGTGGCCCTACCACCACCACGGCCATCATCACCGGCACCACCGGCATCGCTGA
- a CDS encoding EAL domain-containing protein, with the protein MSKTARRSTESAPDFAALFMAAADPFFVLDGTDILAANAAALKRFAAEEDSLAGRSITDVLDWDEAAGVSNGARALEYALARDDVTALTLQLRGTGSGGVERVIASITTAPAAGRACRLLSVRLARSLRPDQGLLEQIARGVSATTGQAFFQSLVETLAQALEADVAFVGEVDGNAVQTVAVQVDAAQAENFRYELEGTPCANVIESRPCCYPDQVAAQFPADEMLADLGIRGYAAEPLTGADGTVLGLIAVLYRREIQAPDLAMSLLAIFARRAAAELERRRYTRALEAAEERYRAFVAASGDAIWRMDFDPPIDTRLPPDEQVDAIFARGRIREHNDACLSLHALGSDTDLSKMTPAMLFGDHQVRDLVRIWIANAYQQHDYHSQVIRRDGSVRWFVSSARGTIRDLQLTRAWGVQRDATEQREIFEQLRHQSEHDALTGLANRQRLRERLELAVLSAQASGGGVALLLLDLDRFKEINDTLGHQAGDELLVQIGPRLEAVASRYSGLVARLGGDEFALLIEGVANDEELPALARNLAREVLRAMRQPLMLHDSGVEVGLSIGIALYPRHADAAGTLLRCADVAMYQAKGGVQGYAVYRAVADRHSLRRLRLLGDLGNGIRAGQLELHFQPQLRPHDQSVRALEALVRWRHPKFGLVPPDEFVGLAEAGNLIRPLTLWVLDRAAQAAASLARQGAAIPVSINVSTRMLLDGGFAAQLRAALERHGVAPAQLELEITESALIHNQRQARQSVERIAQMGLPIAIDDFGTGFSSLEFLRGLPLAALKIDQAFVSNLPESDPDCVIVETVTALGSGLGLEVIAEGVETEAQAAMLTGIGCDALQGYLIARPGPLRSLAPWLAQHLGSGVAGEPAGDRVRKS; encoded by the coding sequence GTGAGCAAGACCGCCCGACGCAGCACTGAATCCGCTCCCGATTTCGCGGCCCTGTTTATGGCAGCGGCCGATCCGTTTTTTGTACTCGACGGCACGGACATCCTCGCTGCGAACGCGGCTGCGCTGAAGCGGTTCGCCGCAGAGGAGGATAGTCTGGCCGGACGTTCGATCACCGACGTGCTCGACTGGGACGAGGCGGCCGGCGTCTCAAACGGGGCGCGCGCGCTCGAATATGCGCTTGCCCGTGATGATGTCACCGCGCTGACCCTGCAACTGCGTGGGACTGGGTCCGGTGGTGTCGAGCGGGTGATCGCGAGTATCACCACGGCCCCGGCCGCCGGGCGGGCCTGCCGCCTGCTGAGTGTGCGCCTGGCGCGCAGCCTGCGACCGGACCAGGGGCTGCTCGAGCAGATCGCCCGCGGGGTGTCTGCGACGACGGGGCAGGCGTTTTTTCAGTCGCTGGTGGAGACCCTCGCCCAGGCGCTGGAGGCCGATGTCGCGTTCGTCGGCGAAGTCGACGGCAACGCCGTGCAGACCGTCGCGGTGCAGGTCGACGCTGCACAGGCCGAGAACTTTCGCTATGAACTCGAGGGCACGCCGTGCGCCAACGTCATCGAGTCGCGGCCATGCTGTTATCCGGACCAGGTGGCCGCGCAGTTTCCCGCGGACGAAATGCTCGCGGATCTGGGCATCCGCGGCTATGCGGCCGAACCGCTCACCGGCGCCGATGGAACGGTGCTGGGCCTGATCGCGGTGCTGTACCGGCGCGAGATTCAGGCGCCGGATCTGGCCATGTCGCTGCTCGCGATCTTCGCGCGCCGCGCGGCGGCCGAACTCGAACGCCGCCGCTATACCCGCGCGCTGGAGGCCGCCGAAGAACGCTATCGCGCGTTCGTTGCCGCCAGCGGCGATGCAATCTGGCGCATGGATTTCGACCCGCCGATCGACACGCGCCTGCCGCCTGACGAGCAGGTCGATGCGATCTTTGCGCGTGGGCGCATTCGTGAGCACAACGATGCCTGCCTGAGCCTGCACGCACTCGGGTCGGATACGGATCTGTCGAAAATGACGCCCGCCATGCTGTTCGGCGATCACCAGGTGCGCGACCTCGTGCGAATCTGGATCGCCAACGCCTATCAGCAGCACGACTATCACTCGCAGGTCATCCGACGTGACGGCAGCGTGCGCTGGTTCGTGAGTTCGGCGCGAGGCACGATCCGCGATCTCCAGCTCACGCGGGCCTGGGGCGTCCAGCGCGATGCGACCGAACAGCGCGAGATCTTCGAGCAACTGCGGCACCAGTCCGAACACGATGCGCTGACCGGGCTCGCGAACCGGCAGCGTCTGCGCGAGCGTCTCGAACTGGCGGTGCTGTCGGCCCAGGCCAGCGGCGGCGGCGTTGCGCTGCTGTTGCTTGATCTCGATCGCTTCAAGGAGATCAACGACACCCTCGGACATCAGGCCGGCGACGAGCTGCTGGTTCAGATCGGCCCGCGTCTCGAGGCCGTGGCCTCGCGATACTCGGGGCTCGTCGCCCGGCTGGGCGGTGATGAATTTGCGCTGCTGATCGAAGGCGTGGCGAACGACGAGGAACTGCCCGCGCTCGCGCGCAATCTCGCGCGTGAGGTCCTGCGCGCCATGCGCCAGCCGCTGATGCTGCACGACAGCGGAGTCGAAGTCGGCCTGAGCATCGGTATCGCGCTGTACCCGCGCCATGCCGACGCTGCCGGTACCCTGCTGCGCTGTGCCGACGTGGCGATGTATCAGGCCAAGGGTGGCGTGCAGGGCTACGCGGTGTACCGCGCCGTGGCCGACCGGCATTCGCTGCGACGCCTGAGGTTGCTGGGGGATCTCGGCAACGGCATACGTGCCGGCCAGCTGGAACTGCATTTCCAGCCCCAGCTGAGGCCGCACGACCAGTCCGTGCGGGCGCTCGAAGCGCTGGTTCGCTGGCGCCATCCGAAGTTTGGTCTGGTGCCCCCGGACGAGTTCGTCGGGCTCGCCGAGGCCGGCAACCTGATCCGGCCGCTGACGCTGTGGGTGCTCGATCGCGCCGCGCAGGCCGCGGCATCGCTGGCGCGTCAGGGGGCGGCGATTCCGGTTTCGATCAATGTCTCCACGCGGATGCTGCTCGACGGCGGCTTTGCCGCGCAGCTGCGTGCCGCGCTGGAACGTCACGGGGTCGCGCCGGCGCAGCTCGAACTCGAGATCACCGAGAGCGCGCTGATTCACAACCAGCGTCAGGCACGCCAGTCCGTCGAACGGATCGCGCAGATGGGGCTGCCCATCGCGATCGACGATTTCGGCACCGGCTTCTCGTCGCTGGAGTTTCTGCGCGGGCTGCCGCTGGCGGCGCTGAAGATCGATCAGGCCTTTGTGTCGAACCTGCCGGAGAGCGATCCGGACTGCGTGATCGTCGAGACCGTGACCGCGCTCGGTTCGGGGCTGGGACTGGAAGTCATCGCCGAAGGTGTGGAGACCGAGGCGCAGGCCGCCATGCTGACCGGCATCGGTTGTGACGCGCTGCAGGGTTATCTGATCGCGCGACCGGGTCCGCTGCGTTCGCTGGCGCCGTGGCTGGCGCAGCATCTCGGTTCAGGAGTCGCTGGCGAGCCGGCAGGAGACAGAGTCCGCAAATCGTAG
- the ileS gene encoding isoleucine--tRNA ligase yields MSDYKHTLNLPQTAFAMKANLAQREPQMLEQWREMGLYARIRAARDGRPRFVLHDGPPYANGDIHIGHAVNKVLKDIIVKSRSLGGFDAPYVPGWDCHGLPIEHTVEKKIGKPGAKVDVAAFRRACREYAAKQVERQRMDFERLGVLGDWGDPYLTMAFRTEADIIRALGRIIERGHVVRGEKPVYWSVGGRSALAEAEVEYEDKNSHAIDVRFTAVDPDILAAKCGAAGEGPVSVVIWTTTPWTLPANRAVALNADLEYVLAQVDIDGAPERMLVAADLADAVFARYGVPWRALGRAPGRAFEGLELAHPFYHRHVPIVLGAHVTTEAGTGAVHTAPGHGVDDYLVGLDYGLHVDNPVGPDGRFVEATPIFAGESVLEVDGHVLEVLRSHGKLVHAETIRHSYPHCWRTKTPLIFRATPQWFISMEANGLREAARRAIAEVEWLPGWGRARIEGMIDGRPDWCISRQRTWGVPIAVFVDRATGQLHPETSRLIEAVAERVERAGIDAWYELDPRELLGADADQYEKIEDTLDVWFDSGVTHATVLEPRAVLHRPAEIYLEGSDQHRGWFQSSLLTSVAMTGAAPYRQCMTHGFTVDQRGEKMSKSKGNVVPPQQVVKTLGADVLRLWVAATDYRTEMRVSDEILTRMADAYRRIRNTARFLLANLNGFDPAVHQVAPDAMVALDRWVVARAAALQDELIDAYEHYNFHLIYQKVHNFCVIDLGGFYLDVIKDRQYTARADGLARRSAQTALFHVSEALVRWLAPVLSFTAEEIWRELPGPRAESVFLAEWYAGLEPFAHRHGEVDWHTVIALREPVKKALEALRKAGEIGSSLDAEVRVYCDGQRHNTLAALGDELRFALITSAAAVAPLADAPTDAIDARFDDDGDELRLVVAPSDHAKCVRCWHRREDVGTHAAHPELCGRCVTNVEGPGETRAFA; encoded by the coding sequence ATGAGCGACTACAAACACACACTGAACCTTCCGCAGACCGCTTTCGCCATGAAGGCGAATCTCGCCCAGCGCGAGCCACAGATGCTCGAACAGTGGCGCGAGATGGGCCTGTACGCACGCATTCGGGCGGCGCGAGACGGTCGGCCACGTTTCGTATTGCACGACGGTCCGCCGTATGCGAACGGCGACATCCACATCGGGCATGCCGTCAACAAGGTGCTCAAGGACATCATCGTCAAGAGCCGTTCGCTCGGTGGTTTCGACGCGCCGTACGTGCCCGGCTGGGACTGTCACGGGCTGCCGATCGAACACACCGTCGAGAAGAAGATCGGCAAGCCCGGCGCGAAGGTCGATGTCGCGGCGTTTCGTCGCGCATGTCGCGAGTATGCCGCGAAGCAGGTCGAACGCCAGCGCATGGATTTCGAGCGGCTGGGCGTCCTGGGCGACTGGGGCGATCCGTACCTGACCATGGCGTTTCGTACCGAGGCCGACATCATTCGCGCACTCGGCCGCATCATCGAGCGCGGTCACGTCGTACGTGGCGAAAAGCCGGTGTACTGGAGCGTCGGCGGACGCTCGGCGCTGGCCGAGGCCGAGGTCGAATACGAGGACAAGAACTCGCATGCGATCGACGTGCGGTTCACGGCGGTCGATCCCGATATCCTCGCGGCGAAATGTGGTGCGGCCGGCGAGGGACCGGTCTCGGTCGTGATTTGGACGACGACACCGTGGACGCTGCCGGCCAACCGCGCGGTCGCGCTGAACGCGGATCTCGAATACGTGCTCGCGCAGGTCGACATCGACGGCGCCCCCGAGCGCATGCTCGTCGCGGCGGATCTCGCCGACGCGGTGTTTGCGCGCTATGGCGTGCCGTGGCGGGCGCTGGGTCGCGCGCCCGGCCGCGCGTTCGAGGGTCTGGAACTCGCACATCCGTTCTACCATCGGCACGTGCCGATCGTGCTCGGCGCGCATGTGACCACCGAAGCGGGCACCGGCGCCGTGCATACCGCGCCGGGGCATGGCGTGGACGACTATCTGGTGGGACTGGACTACGGCCTGCACGTCGACAACCCGGTCGGGCCCGATGGCCGGTTCGTGGAAGCCACACCGATCTTCGCCGGTGAATCGGTGCTCGAGGTCGACGGGCATGTCCTCGAGGTGCTGCGCAGTCATGGCAAGCTCGTGCATGCGGAAACGATCCGCCACAGCTACCCGCATTGCTGGCGCACGAAAACGCCGCTGATCTTTCGTGCCACGCCGCAATGGTTCATCAGCATGGAGGCCAATGGCCTGCGTGAAGCCGCGCGCCGCGCGATCGCCGAAGTCGAGTGGCTGCCGGGCTGGGGCCGTGCCCGCATCGAGGGGATGATCGACGGGCGGCCGGACTGGTGTATCTCACGTCAGCGTACCTGGGGCGTGCCGATTGCGGTGTTCGTCGACCGGGCGACGGGACAATTGCACCCCGAGACCTCGCGACTGATCGAGGCCGTCGCCGAGCGCGTGGAACGCGCCGGGATCGATGCCTGGTATGAACTCGACCCGCGCGAACTGCTCGGCGCCGACGCCGATCAGTACGAGAAGATCGAAGACACGCTGGACGTGTGGTTCGACTCCGGCGTCACACACGCAACCGTGCTGGAGCCGCGCGCAGTCCTGCATCGTCCGGCGGAGATCTATCTGGAGGGCTCCGATCAGCATCGCGGCTGGTTCCAGTCTTCACTGCTGACCAGCGTCGCGATGACCGGCGCCGCACCCTATCGCCAGTGCATGACGCATGGTTTCACGGTCGATCAGCGCGGCGAGAAGATGTCCAAGTCCAAGGGCAACGTCGTGCCACCGCAGCAGGTGGTCAAGACCCTCGGCGCCGACGTGCTGCGCCTGTGGGTGGCGGCGACGGACTATCGCACCGAGATGCGCGTGTCCGACGAGATCCTCACGCGCATGGCCGATGCCTATCGACGCATTCGCAACACCGCGAGATTCCTGCTTGCGAACCTCAATGGCTTTGATCCGGCCGTTCACCAGGTCGCGCCAGACGCCATGGTTGCGCTGGATCGCTGGGTCGTCGCGCGCGCCGCCGCGTTGCAGGACGAACTGATCGACGCCTATGAACACTACAACTTTCATCTGATCTACCAGAAGGTGCACAACTTCTGCGTAATCGATCTGGGCGGTTTTTACCTGGATGTCATCAAGGATCGACAGTACACGGCGCGTGCCGACGGCCTTGCCCGGCGCTCAGCCCAGACGGCGCTGTTCCATGTCTCCGAAGCTCTGGTGCGCTGGCTGGCGCCGGTGTTGAGTTTCACGGCCGAGGAGATCTGGCGCGAACTGCCCGGCCCGCGCGCGGAATCGGTGTTCCTGGCCGAATGGTATGCGGGCCTCGAGCCGTTCGCCCATCGCCATGGCGAAGTCGACTGGCACACGGTCATTGCACTTCGCGAGCCGGTCAAGAAGGCGCTCGAGGCCCTGCGCAAGGCCGGCGAGATCGGCAGTTCGCTGGATGCCGAAGTCCGCGTGTACTGTGACGGGCAGCGGCACAACACGCTGGCCGCGCTCGGCGACGAGCTGCGCTTTGCACTGATCACCTCGGCGGCCGCCGTTGCGCCTCTGGCGGATGCGCCAACGGACGCGATCGACGCGCGCTTCGATGACGATGGCGATGAACTCAGGCTCGTCGTGGCACCCAGCGATCACGCCAAATGCGTGCGCTGCTGGCACCGGCGCGAGGACGTCGGAACGCATGCGGCGCATCCGGAACTGTGCGGGCGCTGCGTGACGAACGTCGAGGGGCCGGGCGAAACCCGCGCGTTTGCCTGA
- the folE gene encoding GTP cyclohydrolase I FolE — protein MNDPDRLAQLYSELISGIGEDLSRDGLTRTPQRAARAMEFLTRGYHQSIDEVVNGAIFDSGNDEMVVVKDIELYSLCEHHMLPFIGKAHVAYLPRGKVIGLSKIARLVDMYARRLQIQENLTKQVAETVMSITDAAGVGVIIEAKHLCMMMRGVEKQNSVMKTSMMLGSFRDNPRTRQEFLTLVHE, from the coding sequence ATGAATGATCCAGACCGCCTCGCCCAGTTGTATTCCGAACTGATCTCTGGAATCGGCGAAGACCTGTCCCGGGATGGCCTGACCAGGACCCCACAGCGCGCCGCACGCGCGATGGAGTTCCTGACGCGCGGCTACCATCAGAGCATCGATGAGGTCGTCAACGGCGCGATCTTCGATTCCGGCAACGACGAGATGGTCGTGGTCAAGGACATCGAACTCTACTCGCTGTGCGAGCATCACATGCTGCCCTTTATCGGCAAGGCCCATGTGGCCTATCTGCCGCGCGGCAAGGTCATCGGGCTGTCGAAGATCGCACGTCTGGTCGACATGTACGCGCGCCGCCTGCAGATTCAGGAGAACCTCACCAAGCAGGTCGCCGAGACCGTCATGTCCATCACCGACGCCGCGGGCGTGGGCGTGATCATCGAGGCCAAGCACCTGTGCATGATGATGCGCGGCGTGGAAAAGCAGAACTCCGTGATGAAGACCTCCATGATGCTCGGGTCGTTTCGTGACAACCCGCGCACGCGACAGGAGTTTCTGACCCTCGTGCACGAATGA
- the folX gene encoding dihydroneopterin triphosphate 2'-epimerase, which produces MNVTIRIKNLRLRTLIGFSPHELDKPQDVVINVALRYAADTGITRDEVDSAVNYRDITKAIIDHVEDGRFELLEKLTADVLEIVTGFARVQWAEVEVDKPHALRFADSVSCRLASDS; this is translated from the coding sequence ATGAACGTAACGATCCGCATCAAGAACCTGCGGCTGCGCACGCTGATCGGCTTCAGCCCGCACGAACTAGACAAACCGCAGGATGTCGTGATCAACGTGGCATTGCGCTACGCGGCCGACACCGGCATCACGCGCGACGAAGTGGATTCGGCGGTCAACTATCGAGACATCACCAAGGCCATCATCGATCATGTCGAAGACGGCCGCTTTGAACTGCTGGAAAAGCTCACCGCGGACGTGCTCGAGATCGTCACCGGGTTTGCGCGCGTGCAATGGGCCGAGGTCGAGGTCGACAAACCCCACGCCCTACGATTTGCGGACTCTGTCTCCTGCCGGCTCGCCAGCGACTCCTGA
- the murJ gene encoding murein biosynthesis integral membrane protein MurJ: MSRSLARSTITVGGATLASRLAGFARDVVLARVFGAGAETDAFFVAFKIPNFMRRLFAEGAFSQAFVPVLADYKVREGGALRDFIDHVAGSLGAVLLVITLVGVAAAPLVIGLFAPGFVGDPGKFGLAVDMLRLTFPYLLLISLTAFAGGILNSHGRFALPALTPLLLNFALIGAALWLAPRTEPAVLALAWGVLIAGIAQLLVQGPALARLGLLPRPRLARGHEGVRRIMRLMLPALFGVSVTQINLLIDTIIASFLVSGSVTWLYYADRLMEFPLGVFAIALGTVILPNLSGLHVKRDLAAFSATLDWALRLVVLLALPAAVGLIVLAGPILATLFGSAEFGSGDVARTAEALAAYGVGLVGFTLVKVLAPGFYARQDTRTPVRIGVIAMAVNVVGNLTLVWFLQHAGLALATSIAAWVNGLLLLRGLRRAEVYRPASGWKALALRALFANAAMAGVLVGLAGATEVWGSGTTLARGAWLAAILFAGVVTYFAALALAGGRVRHFRQGATD, encoded by the coding sequence ATGAGCCGGTCCCTGGCCCGATCCACGATCACCGTCGGCGGCGCGACGCTGGCCTCGCGGCTGGCGGGCTTCGCGCGCGACGTGGTGCTGGCGCGGGTGTTCGGCGCCGGTGCGGAGACCGACGCGTTCTTCGTCGCCTTCAAGATCCCGAACTTCATGCGCCGGCTGTTCGCCGAGGGCGCGTTTTCGCAGGCCTTCGTTCCGGTGCTGGCCGACTACAAGGTCCGCGAGGGCGGTGCGCTGCGCGATTTCATCGACCATGTCGCCGGTTCGCTCGGTGCCGTGCTGCTCGTGATCACCCTGGTCGGCGTGGCCGCCGCGCCGCTCGTGATCGGCCTGTTTGCGCCGGGTTTCGTCGGTGATCCCGGCAAGTTCGGGCTCGCAGTCGACATGCTGCGTCTGACGTTTCCGTACCTGCTGCTGATCTCGCTGACGGCGTTCGCTGGCGGCATCCTGAACAGTCATGGCCGGTTTGCGCTCCCGGCGCTGACGCCGCTGCTGCTGAACTTTGCCCTGATCGGCGCCGCGCTCTGGCTCGCGCCGCGCACCGAGCCCGCCGTGCTGGCGCTGGCCTGGGGGGTGCTCATCGCCGGCATTGCGCAGCTCCTGGTGCAGGGGCCGGCGCTCGCGCGGCTGGGCCTGTTGCCGCGGCCCCGTCTGGCGCGCGGCCACGAGGGGGTGCGCCGGATCATGCGCCTGATGCTGCCGGCACTGTTCGGGGTGTCGGTCACGCAGATCAACCTGCTGATCGACACGATCATCGCCTCGTTCCTGGTCTCGGGCAGCGTCACCTGGCTGTACTACGCCGATCGTCTGATGGAGTTTCCGCTCGGTGTGTTCGCGATCGCGCTGGGCACCGTGATCCTGCCGAACCTGTCGGGCCTGCACGTCAAGCGCGACCTCGCGGCGTTCTCCGCGACACTGGACTGGGCGCTGCGGCTGGTGGTGTTGCTGGCCCTGCCGGCCGCGGTCGGTCTGATCGTGCTCGCCGGGCCGATCCTCGCGACCCTGTTCGGCTCGGCCGAGTTTGGTTCCGGCGACGTCGCGCGAACGGCCGAGGCGCTCGCAGCCTACGGCGTCGGGCTCGTCGGCTTCACGCTGGTCAAGGTGCTCGCGCCCGGTTTTTATGCACGCCAGGACACGCGCACGCCGGTGCGCATCGGCGTGATCGCAATGGCCGTGAACGTCGTCGGAAACCTGACTCTGGTCTGGTTTCTCCAGCATGCCGGGCTGGCGCTGGCGACCTCGATCGCGGCCTGGGTCAATGGGCTGCTGCTGCTGCGCGGACTCCGCCGCGCCGAGGTCTACCGGCCGGCCTCCGGGTGGAAGGCGCTCGCGTTGCGCGCGCTGTTCGCGAACGCCGCGATGGCCGGCGTGCTGGTCGGTCTGGCCGGCGCGACCGAAGTCTGGGGCAGTGGAACGACGCTCGCGCGCGGCGCATGGCTGGCGGCCATTCTGTTCGCTGGCGTCGTGACGTATTTCGCCGCGCTCGCCCTGGCCGGCGGCCGGGTGCGGCATTTTCGCCAGGGCGCCACAGACTGA
- a CDS encoding lipoprotein signal peptidase yields the protein MLRAGLIVAALVIVVDRLTKIAAERGLDAAAPRSVIEGFFDLRLAYNRGAAFSFLADAGGWQRWLFVVLAVVISAVLIAWLRRLGTGERVRALAIALVLGGALGNLIDRLSTGAVVDFLQFYFWGWPYPAFNIADSAITVGVVLLLFMEWRRPVSGRDAEVRQREQDRPTQH from the coding sequence ATGCTGCGTGCTGGGCTGATCGTCGCCGCGCTGGTCATCGTTGTCGATCGCCTGACCAAGATCGCCGCCGAACGCGGGCTGGATGCGGCCGCGCCACGGTCGGTCATCGAGGGGTTCTTCGATCTGCGTCTGGCCTACAATCGCGGCGCGGCGTTCAGCTTTCTGGCCGACGCCGGCGGCTGGCAGCGCTGGCTGTTCGTTGTGCTCGCGGTGGTGATCTCGGCGGTGCTGATCGCCTGGCTGCGCCGGCTCGGAACCGGTGAGCGGGTACGGGCGCTGGCGATCGCGTTGGTGCTCGGCGGTGCGCTCGGCAATCTGATCGATCGGCTGTCGACGGGCGCGGTCGTCGATTTCCTGCAGTTCTATTTCTGGGGCTGGCCGTATCCGGCATTCAATATCGCGGATTCCGCGATCACCGTTGGCGTGGTTCTGCTACTTTTCATGGAGTGGCGTCGGCCGGTTTCGGGTCGTGACGCCGAGGTCCGCCAGCGTGAGCAAGACCGCCCGACGCAGCACTGA
- the rsfS gene encoding ribosome silencing factor produces the protein MNVPQAPDAALLDLVNAALADLKAVDVRVIDVRDQTTMTDHMVIASGTSDRHVRALAENVVVEAKHRGFPPIGVEGESHGEWVLVDLGDVIVHVMQPRIRDYYNLERFWAPSEEAEEKAPATSH, from the coding sequence ATGAATGTCCCCCAGGCGCCGGACGCGGCGCTGCTCGATCTGGTCAATGCCGCACTTGCCGATCTCAAGGCCGTCGATGTGCGGGTGATCGATGTGCGTGACCAGACCACGATGACCGACCACATGGTCATTGCCAGTGGCACCTCCGACCGGCATGTCCGGGCGCTGGCCGAGAATGTCGTCGTGGAGGCCAAGCACCGCGGGTTTCCGCCCATCGGGGTCGAGGGTGAATCCCATGGCGAGTGGGTGCTCGTCGATCTCGGCGACGTGATCGTCCACGTCATGCAGCCGCGTATCCGCGACTACTACAACCTCGAGCGCTTCTGGGCACCGTCGGAAGAAGCCGAGGAAAAGGCGCCCGCCACTTCGCATTGA